The genomic DNA CGACACAATTTCCACGATGCCGTCGTAAACTTCTGGCACTTCCTGTTCAAACAACCGTTTTAACAGTCCGGGAGCCGTCCGACTAACAAACACCTGGGGTCCCTTCGCGGCATCGTCAACGTTCGTAACGTAAACCTTGAGCTTATCTTGCGGCCGATAATTTTCATTCGGCATTTGATCGTTATGCCCCATGGCAGCTTCAACCCCGTCTAAGTTTAGATAGACAAACCGATTGTCCTGACGTTCCACTTCAGCAGTGACCAGTTCATCCTGATACTTGCTGTATTTGTCATACACGTTTTGGCGTTCCGCCTCTCGTACCCGTTGCATAATCACCTGTTTGGCAGTTTGAGCTGCAATTCGACCGAAGTTCTTGGGGGTTACCTTAAATTTAATTTCATCCCCCAGTTCATACCCCCGGTTAATTTGGAGGGCTTCATCTAAACTCACTTCAAGGCGGGGGTCCACCACCGTTTCAACGACCTTTTTAACGGCATAAACATTGATGTTTCCCTGTCGTTCATCAAACTCAACGTCTACGTTTTGCGCCTGGTCATAATTTCGTTTGTAAGCTGAGATTAACGCCGCTTCCAAGGCTTCAATCACAACTTCCTTTTTGACCCCTTTTTCGCGTTCTAATTCATCGAGCGCTGTCACCAGTTCTTTACTCATTGTGCTGCTTCCTCCTGTTTAAAATTTAATTGCCAAGCGGGCGGTTGAGATTAGCTTCCGCGGAATCTCGACTTCGTGATCCCGTTGCTTGTCTGTTACCTGAATGGTTAAAGTGGTTTCATTTAACTGGGTTAAAGTACCCTCATACGTCTTTTTACCATCTAATTTTTGGTAGAGCGAGAGGTGCACATATTCGTTTAACGCTTGCTGATAATCCTGCTCACGGCGAAGGGGGCGTTCGGCCCCTGGAGACGAAACCTCTAAGAAATAGGGTTCAGCAAATGGATCCGGATCGAGTTCATCCAGCTGTTCTCCTAGTTGATCGCTAACTAACACACAATCATCTAGGGTAATCCCACCCTCTTTATCAACGTAAACCCGCAGGTACCAACTGCCGCCTTCTTTGACGAATTCAATGTCATACAAATAAAAGCCCAAAGTGGATAGGATTGGTTCCACCGTTGCTGTGACTTTCGCAATAATCTCGCTTGTTTCGCTCAACTATTTCCCTCCCAAATGGTTCTAATAAAAAGAGCGAGCATCGCTGCTCACTCCCAAAAGAGTTTTCAATTACTACCATAATTGTAGCATAATCGCTAGTCGGTCGCAATGTCCTTATAAATCAAACAAGCTCAGTTGATTTTCGTCCGGAAGTCCTTTCAAAACCCCATTTTGATTCATAAATTCAATAATGGTCTTAGAGACTCCCCCCCGGTTAGCGAGATCCTCTTTGGACAGGAACGGTTTATCTTCTCGGGCAGCAACAATCTGCTTAGCCACGTTCAAACCCAATCCGGGCACGGCACTAAAGGGCGCAATTAACTGTTGCCCATCCATCAACCATTCCGAGGCATCCGAGCGCTCCAAATCAATCATTTCAAACCGAAAGCCCCGCTCTAACATTTCGTTTGCAATCTGCATCACGGTCAGCAGGTTCTTTTCCTTTGCAGAGGCTTCCGTTCCTTTGCTTTCAATCGTTTTGATCACGTTTTTCACGGCTTCCTTACCGTGTGCCATCGCTTCAACATCAAAATCAGAGGCGCGCACTGAGAAGTAAGCAGCGTAATAAACCAGCGGGAAGTATACCTTGAAATAGGCCACCCGCAGGGCCATTAACACGTAGGCCGTCGCGTGCGCCCGGGGGAACATGTACTTAATCTTAAGACAGGAGTCAATGTACCACTCGGGAACGTTGGACTCACGCATTTTGGCCTGCCATTCGTCCTTGATGCCCTTTCCCTTCCGGACCTTTTCCATGATTTGAAAGGCAGTTTCAGAATCCACCCCGTAATTAATCAAGTCGGTCATGATGTTATCCCGACACCCAATTACGTTTGAAATCGTGGCGATTCCTTCTTTAATTAATTCTTCGGCATTCCCTAACCACACGTCAGTACCGTGGGATAGTCCTGAGATTTGGAGTAAATCAGAGAAATTCTGCGGATTAGTTTCCTCGAGCATCCCCCGGACAAACCGGGTTCCAAATTCTGGAATTCCCAGCGTTCCCGTTTTGGAGAAAATTTGGTCTGCAGTTACGCCCAACACCTCTGGACTACTAAAGATTTTCATTACTCCCGCATCGTTCATTGGAATAGAATAAGGATCAATTCCGGATAAATCCTGTAACATCCGAATCATGGTTGGATCATCATGGCCCAGAATATCGAGTTTCAGGATGTTATCGTGGATGGAATGGAAATCAAAGTGGGTCGTTTTCCACGCCGCATTTTGGTCCTCTGCCGGAAACTGAATCGGGGTAAAGTCGTAGATGTCCATGTAATCGGGAACAACGATAATCCCAGCCGGGTGTTGGCCGGTCGTTCGCTTGACTCCGGTCGCACCCTGGGCTAACCGATCAATCTCCGCATTCCGGAAGTTTTTCCCCTGGTCACGTTCGTAGGCCTTCACATATCCATAGGCGGTTTTGTCAGCCACCGTTCCAATCGTACCGGCCCGAAAAACGTTCTTTTCCCCGAACAGGACCTTAGTATAGTTATGGGCAATTGCTTGATAGTCTCCCGAAAAGTTCAGATCGATATCCGGAACCTTGTTCCCCTTAAATCCCAAGAAGGTTTCAAACGGAATGTTATGCCCATCTCCCACCATGACGGCGCCACAATGCGGACACTTTTTCTCTGGTAAATCAAATCCAGAGCTGTATTCCCCCTTCGTGAAAAATTCAGAATACTGGCATTTGGGACACCGGTAGTGAGGCGGTAAGGGATTCACCTCGGTAATCCCGGTCATCGTAGCCACCAAACTGGACCCAACCGAACCCCGGGAGCCAACTAAATACCCATCCTTATTACTTTTAGCTACCAGCCGCTGCGAGATCAAGTAGATAACTGAGAAGCCGTTCCCAA from Fructilactobacillus ixorae includes the following:
- the nusA gene encoding transcription termination factor NusA, with the protein product MSKELVTALDELEREKGVKKEVVIEALEAALISAYKRNYDQAQNVDVEFDERQGNINVYAVKKVVETVVDPRLEVSLDEALQINRGYELGDEIKFKVTPKNFGRIAAQTAKQVIMQRVREAERQNVYDKYSKYQDELVTAEVERQDNRFVYLNLDGVEAAMGHNDQMPNENYRPQDKLKVYVTNVDDAAKGPQVFVSRTAPGLLKRLFEQEVPEVYDGIVEIVSIAREAGDRSKVAVKSNEANVDPVGTTVGPRGQRVQDIVNELGGENMDIVQWDEDPAQYIANALNPAEVVDVIFKDGEDKACTVVVPDDQLSLAIGKRGQNARLAARLTGYRIDIKAESEMNDQEQADVEPASVSDDESEVTD
- the rimP gene encoding ribosome maturation factor RimP; this encodes MSETSEIIAKVTATVEPILSTLGFYLYDIEFVKEGGSWYLRVYVDKEGGITLDDCVLVSDQLGEQLDELDPDPFAEPYFLEVSSPGAERPLRREQDYQQALNEYVHLSLYQKLDGKKTYEGTLTQLNETTLTIQVTDKQRDHEVEIPRKLISTARLAIKF